A portion of the Lolium rigidum isolate FL_2022 chromosome 1, APGP_CSIRO_Lrig_0.1, whole genome shotgun sequence genome contains these proteins:
- the LOC124665597 gene encoding sulfofructose kinase-like, with protein sequence MVLMLHITPIPLTPSSPPPPLRRHRCPPPMAASASHQPKAAPVVLGCGAVGADYLATVASFPNPDDKIRSLALKVEGGGNAGNALTGAARLGINPRIISKVANDALGRNILKELQDDGVDTSYMTVAEEGNSPFTYIIVDNQTKTRTCIHTPGYPPMTPDELTNENLFAALHGVDMVYFDVRLHETALLVAEEASQRKIPILIDAEKKRDGLDELLNFASYVVCSAKFPQAWTGASSTPVALVHMLLRLPNIKFVIVTRGEKGCLMLERSMTDASETEETDVEDLLESLEQKVDLSSSLPKCIASKSNLRISADGVGSMSGRLLLGTAEAIPSEELIDTTGAGDAFIGAVLYGLCTSMPIEKMLPFAAQVAACSCRALGARAGLPHLTDPRLSM encoded by the exons ATGGTGCTGATGCTGCACATCACTCCAATTCCACTCACCCCttcttcccctcctcctcctctccgtcgGCACCGCtgcccacctcccatggccgcctCCGCATCCCACCAGCCCAAGGCGGCACCCGTCGTGCTGGGCTGCGGCGCCGTCGGCGCGGACTACCTCGCCACCGTCGCCTCCTTCCCCAACCCCGACGACAAGATCCGGAGCCTCGCGCTCAAGGTCGAGGGAGGTGGAAACGCCGGCAACGCCCTCACCGGAGCTGCTCGCCTGGGTATCAACCCAAGGATTATATCCAAG GTAGCTAATGATGCACTTGGTAGAAACATTCTCAAGGAACTGCAAGACGATGGGGTAGACACTTCCTATATGACG GTAGCAGAGGAGGGGAATTCACCCTTCACTTATATAATTGTTGACAACCAGAC GAAAACACGAACTTGTATACACACTCCTGGTTATCCCCCAATGACGCCAGATGAGCTCACAAATGAAAACTTATTTGCTGCTTTACATGGCGTAGACATGGTGTATTTTGATGTTAGACTGCATGAGACTGCTTTGCTTGTTGCAGAAGAG GCAAGCCAAAGAAAAATTCCTATATTGATTGATGCTGAGAAAAAGAGGGATGGATTGGACGAGCTTCTTAATTTTGCATCATACGTTGTATGCTCTGCAAAATTTCCTCAG GCCTGGACAGGAGCCTCATCAACACCAGTTGCTTTGGTGCACATGCTTCTAAGGTTACCTAATATCAAGTTCGTTATTGTAACCCGGGGAGAAAAAGGTTGCTTAATGCTTGAAAGAAGCATGACAG ATGCTTCTGAGACTGAGGAAACTGATGTAGAGGATCTGCTGGAATCGCTAGAGCAGAAAGTTGATTTGAGTTCTAGCTTGCCAAAATGCATTGCTTCCAAG TCAAATTTGAGAATAAGTGCAGATGGTGTAGGCTCGATGAGTGGCAGGTTACTTTTAGGCACAGCTGAAGCTATACCCTCTGAAGAGCTCATAGATACAACTGGTGCAGGTGATGCATTTATCGGAGCTGTTCTATATG GTTTATGCACCAGCATGCCGATTGAGAAGATGCTGCCTTTTGCAGCACAAGTG GCTGCTTGCAGCTGCAGAGCTTTGGGGGCCAGGGCTGGTCTTCCTCATCTCACTGACCCGCGGCTGTCAATGTAG
- the LOC124651038 gene encoding bifunctional TH2 protein, mitochondrial-like: protein MRHLLRLRLPLPPLRLRPNPTTTKSFFPLSSSSWSSTRTSPTNHHHHKQQMSPSSSSAAAVAEGSAARRFWIAAATREAAFAAYTPFLVALAAGSLPLDSFRHYLAQDTHFLHAFARAYEMAEECADDDDDKANITALRQAVLRELNLHSSVLQEWGVDPTKEIPPNPATTKYTNFLLATAAGKVDGGKGSDKMVTPFEKTKIAAYTVGAMTPCMRLYAYLGKELGFLLKQDENHPYKKWINTYAATDFEGNALRIEELLDKLSVSLTGEELEILGKLYQQAMRLEVAFFSAQLLDGPIVAPLTRYRDPKDKLVIFSDFDLTCTVVDSSAILAEIAILSHQKASQSGSDNLVNRTKSADLRNSWNMLSNQYTEEHEQCIERLLPPEEAKSLDYDQLYKGLEVLSEFERQANSRVIDSGVLSGMNLDDIRKAGERLILQDGCRNFFQKIGETRENLNLDIHILSYCWCAELIRSAFSSVGCLDGLNLHSNEFVFEGSVSTGQINRKIESPLDKVEKFKSIKSDLDSTTPSLSVYIGDSVGDLLCLLEADIGIVVGSSTTLRRVGKQFGVSFVPLLPGLIEKQRQLGKQEASVFKARSGVLYTVSSWSEVQAFILGNDFS, encoded by the exons ATGCGCcatcttctccgcctccgcctcccgctgccacCGCTCCGGCTCCGCCCAAACCCAACTACCACCAAATCCTTCTTCCCCTTGTCCTCCTCTTCTTGGTCAAGCACGCGCACCAGCCccaccaaccaccaccaccacaagcaGCAGatgtcgccgtcctcctcctccgcggccgcGGTCGCCGAgggctccgccgcgcgccgcttcTGGATCGCCGCCGCCACGCGGGAGGCCGCCTTCGCCGCCTACACGCCCTTCCTCGTCGCCCTCGCCGCGGGCTCCCTCCCGCTCGACTCCTTCCGCCACTACCTCGCGCAGGACACCCACTTCCTCCACGCCTTCGCGCGCGC CTACGAGATGGCCGAGGAGTgcgccgacgacgacgatgacaagGCCAACATCACCGCCCTTCGACAGGCCGTACTACGCGAGCTCAACCTCCACTCCTCCGTACTCCAG GAGTGGGGAGTTGATCCTACAAAAGAGATCCCTCCAAACCCAGCAACAACCAAGTACACCAATTTCTTACTTGCAACTGCAGCTGGAAAAGTCGATGGTGGGAAAGGTTCTGATAAAATGGTCACgccattcgagaagacaaaaattGCTGCATACACTGTTGGGGCCATGACTCCGTGCATGAGGCTTTATGCATATCTGGGCAAGGAACTCGGCTTTCTCCTGAAACAAGATGAAAATCACCCATACAAGAAATGGATCAACACATATGCGGCAACTGATTTTGAG GGTAATGCACTTCGAATAGAAGAGTTGCTTGACAAGCTAAGTGTCTCGTTAACTGGCGAGGAGCTTGAGATTCTTGGGAAGCTCTACCAACAAGCTATGAGACTGGAAGTTGCCTTTTTTTCCGCTCAGCTCCTAGACGGACCTATTGTAGCTCCACTTACAAGATATCGTGATCCCAAAGACAAGCTTGTCATCTTTTCTGATTTTGACTTGACATGCACTGTTGTTGATTCATCTGCCATTCTGGCAGAGATAGCGATTTTGTCACACCAAAAGGCTAGTCAGAGTGGTTCCGATAATCTCGTTAACCGTACAAAATCAGCAGACCTCAGAAATTCATGGAATATGCTATCTAATCAGTACACAGAAGAGCACGAGCAATGCATTGAAAGATTACTTCCTCCAGAAGAAG CGAAGTCACTAGACTATGATCAACTTTACAAAGGTTTGGAAGTGCTATCAGAATTTGAGAGACAAGCAAACTCCAGGGTTATTGATTCTGGTGTCCTGAGTGGAATGAACTTAGATGACATCAGAAAAGCTGGGGAGCGGCTTATTCTGCAAGATGGTTGTCGGAATTTCTTTCAGAAAATTGGAGAGACAAGGGAGAACCTCAATTTAGATATCCATATTCTTTCCTATTGCTGGTGTGCAGAGCTTATCAGATCAGCCTTTTCGTCAG TTGGTTGTCTGGACGGATTAAACCTACATTCCAACGAGTTTGTCTTCGAGGGATCTGTTTCAACTGGTCAAATCAACAGAAAAATAGAGTCTCCattagacaaagttgagaagtTCAAGAGCATCAAAAGTGACCTGGACAGTACAACACCATCATTGTCTGTTTATATTGGGGACTCTGTTGGAGATTTGCTCTGCTTGTTGGAAGCAGATATTGGTATTGTTGTTGGATCAAGCACAACCTTGCGAAGAGTGGGCAAACAGTTTGGTGTTTCTTTTGTTCCATTGCTCCCTGGTTTGATAGAGAAGCAAAGGCAGCTCGGGAAGCAAGAGGCGTCCGTCTTCAAGGCGCGGTCTGGAGTTCTTTATACAGTTTCTAGCTGGTCAGAGGTGCAGGCTTTCATTCTGGGAAATGATTTCAGCTGA
- the LOC124681290 gene encoding monothiol glutaredoxin-S10-like, whose product MPPPCPTLCRLPAASLGLPWSRPSIATPRLALAARRARAVAARASSSSPDSSFGSRMEESVKKTLADNPIVIYSKSWCSYSMEVKGLFKRLGVEPHVIELDHLGAQGPQLQKVLERLTGQSTVPNVFIGGKHIGGCTDTVKLHRKGELATMLTELDIKVNNSS is encoded by the exons ATGCCGCCGCCGTGCCCCACCCTCTGCCGCCTCCCCGCGGCGAGCCTCGGCCTCCCCTGGTCGCGCCCGTCCATAGCCACCCCGCGCCTCGCCCTCGCCGCGCGCCGCGCCAGGGCCGTCGCCGCCAGggcctcctcttcctcgccggaCTCCTCCTTCGGCTCGCGGATGGAGGAGTCCGTCAAGAAGACGCTCGCCGACAACCCCATCGTCATCTACTCCAAGTCGTGGTGCTC GTATTCCATGGAGGTCAAGGGTCTCTTCAAGCGGCTCGGCgtggagccccatgtcatcgagCTCGACCATCTCG GTGCTCAGGGACCACAACTGCAAAAGGTGTTAGAGAGGTTGACTGGACAGTCCACTGTTCCTAATGTTTTCATCG GTGGAAAGCACATTGGTGGCTGCACAG ATACCGTGAAGCTTCATCGCAAGGGAGAGCTAGCTACAATGCTGACGGAACTGGACATCAAAGTGAATAATTCATCATGA
- the LOC124651050 gene encoding GDSL esterase/lipase LTL1-like, which yields MAALAVLLVMAMAVLAAATAATATTPRPFFVFGDSLVDSGNNNYLVTTARADSPPYGIDHPTHRATGRFSNGLNVPDIISEHLGAEPVLPYLSPHLDGRKLLVGANFASAGVGILNDTGIQFVNIIRMEKQLRYFEQYQNRVRRLIGEEATRRLVQSALVLITLGGNDFVNNYYLLPFSARSREFALPDYVSYLISEYRSILQQLHGLGARRVLVTGSGPIGCAPAELATRSANGECDIELQRAAALYNPQLVRMTRELNAQYGSDVFIAVNAYRMHMDFISAPAAYGFITSKVACCGQGPYNGVGLCTAFSSICPDRSLYAFWDNFHPTERANRIIVSQFMAGSPDYMHPLNLSTILAMDAAAAAAAAAMP from the exons ATGGCTGCGCTTGCCGTCCTCCTCGTCATGGCGATGGCCGTCTtagcagcagcaacggcggcgacggcgaccacTCCTCGCCCCTTCTTCGTGTTCGGCGACTCTCTGGTGGACAGCGGCAACAACAACTACCTGGTCACCACGGCGCGCGCCGACTCGCCGCCCTACGGCATCGACCACCCGACCCACCGCGCCACCGGCCGCTTCTCCAACGGCCTCAACGTCCCCGACATCATCAGCGAGCACCTCGGCGCCGAGCCCGTGCTCCCCTACCTCAGCCCCCACCTCGACGGCCGCAAGCTCCTCGTGGGCGCCAACTTCGCATCCGCCGGCGTCGGCATCCTCAACGACACCGGCATCCAGTTT GTGAACATCATCCGGATGGAGAAGCAGCTGCGCTACTTCGAGCAGTACCAGAACAGGGTGCGGCGGCTGATCGGCGAGGAGGCGACGCGGCGGCTGGTGCAGAGCGCGCTGGTGCTCATCACGCTCGGCGGCAACGACTTCGTCAACAACTACTACCTGCTGCCCTTCTCCGCGCGGTCGCGCGAGTTCGCGCTCCCGGACTACGTCAGCTACCTCATCTCCGAGTACAGGTCCATCCTCCAGCAGCTCCACGGCCTCGGCGCCCGCCGCGTCCTCGTCACGGGCTCCGGCCCCATCGGCTGCGCGCCGGCGGAGCTCGCCACGCGGAGCGCCAACGGGGAGTGCGACATCGAGCTCCAGCGCGCGGCGGCGCTCTACAATCCGCAGCTGGTGCGGATGACCAGGGAGCTCAACGCCCAGTACGGCTCCGACGTGTTCATCGCCGTCAACGCCTACCGCATGCACATGGACTTCATCTCGGCCCCGGCGGCGTACGGCTTCATCACCTCCAAGGTGGCGTGCTGCGGCCAGGGCCCGTACAACGGCGTGGGGCTGTGCACCGCGTTTTCCAGCATCTGCCCGGACCGCTCCCTCTACGCCTTCTGGGACAACTTCCACCCCACCGAGAGGGCCAACCGCATCATCGTCAGCCAGTTCATGGCCGGCTCGCCGGACTACATGCACCCGCTCAACCTCTCCACCATCCTCGccatggacgccgccgccgccgccgccgccgccgcgatgccATGA